A segment of the Zalophus californianus isolate mZalCal1 chromosome 15, mZalCal1.pri.v2, whole genome shotgun sequence genome:
TaaatgttgacaagaatgtggTGGAACGGAAactcttgggggcgcctggctggctcagtcagtagagcatgccactcttgatctcggggttgtaggttcgagccccaccctggatatagagattacttcaaaataaaatctttttttttaagattttatttatttatttgacacagagagacacacagggagagaggaacacaaacagggggaataggagagggagaagcaggcttcccgctgagtagggagcctgatgcggggctcgatcccaggaccctgggatcatgacctgagctgaaggcagatgcttaacaactgacccacccaggcgccctcaaaataaaacctttttttaaaagaatgtgaactggaactcttgtacactgcTAGAGGGGGTGAAATTGGTACTatctatttggaaaataatttggcaatatctagaaGTTGAAGCCATACAAAACCTATGATTGAGCAATGTACGTTACCCACATTATAGTCTCATTTATTCTCTTGTTTATTGGCCAGTTTTCCTCTGCTATCAGTAACTTTTCACCagtttttcttttggattgtATGAATCATACCAACTTTTTAGGTGTTCTTTTACATATTCTGGGTGCGAAGGCCCTTCCTTATCGACCACATGTATTGCAAATAGCTCCTctcagtttgtggcttgtctttttacttACTATATGGTGTCTTCTGAGGAACAGGAgtgcttaattttaattaacatatattaatgGTACAGTTAGTGGGGTTTGTGTGcatcttgtttaagaaatcctttccttggcgcctgcgtggcttagtcactaagcgtccgccttcggctcaggacatggtcTCAGGGAGCTGGGGTCCAGCCCTGAgtctgagtctggctccctgcccagtagggagtctgcttctccctctcccttggcccctcccccccgttcatgctctcacttgctggtattttgtttcagatttttatatGTTCACAACTGAGCATGGCTTGTCATTTTCCCTTCTTTGACTTGTTTTATATCAGGTTGCACTagccttgtaaaatgaattagaaaacgattctttttttctaaactctAAAATGGCTTGTGCAGAATTGAAATTATTTACTCCTTGAAAAACAGAACTTATCTTTAAAGTcaacaggagaaaaaataaagtcaactgGATCTGGTGTTTTGTGAGATTTTTAAACTCTGACTCAATTTACATAAATGTTGCAGAACATCAaggtttttaaattcttcttggggcacttgggtggctcagttaaacatccgactcttgattatggctcaggtcatggtcctagggtcctgggatccagcccctgggctccgtgctcagcggggagtctggcttcagattctttctctccctctgcccttcccccctcaaatacatacatacttacatacatacatacatacagtctTGAGAGAGTTCTTGTTTTCCagcaatttttccatttcatatacGTTTTCAGATTTATGAAGCATCAAGTCACAGAACTGCTCAATTGCAtcatgtcttttattcttttttttttaagattttatttatttatttgacagagagagacacagcaagagaggaaacacaagcagggggagtgggagagggagaagcaggcttcccgccgagcagggagcccgatgcgggtctcgatcccaggaccctgggatcatgacctgagccgaaggcagacgctcaacgactgagccacccaggcgccccttgtgtcTTTTATTCTTGATAAACCCTGCGAAATTAATTGTATTCATCTTTTATAAGAATCCACTGTTTAGCTCTGTCAGCCATCTATCATATCTCCGTTCCCCATTTCATCAATTCCTTCACTTATCTGTATTATGTTCTCTTCTAGTTATCATCTGCTGTTGATTTCTAACGAAATGGAATTGTGGCCAGAAAATCCAATGTGACACCAATCCTATCAAATTTGTTAATACTTGGTTGATGGCACAGAATCCGGTCAACTTTTATAAATGCGCTATGAGTGCTGGAAAAGAATGTAAATtctgcgatttttttttttttaagactttatttattatttgaaggagagagagagcatgagtgggcagagggagaagcaggctctgcaatgagcagggagcctggtgcggaacttgatcctgggacctgggatcacgacctgagccgaaggcagacgcttaaccgactgaactgcccaggcgccccaaattctgCAATTATTGAAAGCAGTGTTTACATACGATtttatataatgacatgtatatatgtatacaggtacatgtaaatatataaagtcaAGCTTGTTAACTGTCACTCAAATCTCCTCTATCCCTACTGATATTTCGTCAGGTTTTCATTCATATGCTTTGAAGCTAAATTATTACATATACGCTAGtttagaattgttatatcttcctggtaAATTGAGCCTTTTACATGATGTAGCCACCCTTCTATCCCTAGTAAAGCTTTTGCCATAAAGCCTACTGGCCTCCTGTCAGCACAGGTATGTCAGCTTCCTTTTCAGCATCTACTGGCACGTCTTCTCTCAACATTTTATCTTTAACCTTTCTGTGTCCTTACATTTTATATGTGTTTCTGACAGGATATACAGCTGTTTCTTAAGtaggtgtggagcccaatgtggggcttgaactcacgaccctgagatcaagacctgagctgagatcaagagtcagacgcttcaccgaccgagccacccaggcgcccttatataGCTGGGTTTTAAATCCAGtctgaaattttgtattttaacagaaccattttgtccatttacatttattataaggaatttatGTTTGGATTTATTTCAACCATCTTATTGTATACTTCCAATTTGTTCTACCATTTCCATGATGATTTTCTTTCtgtcacactttcttttttttttttttttaagattttatttatctgacagagagagacacacagcgagagagggaacacaagcagggggagcgggagagggagaagcaggcttcccgcggagcagggagcccgatgtggggctcgatcccaggaccctgggatcacgacctgagccgaaggaagacgcttaacgactgagccacccaggcgcccctggatatgCTAAGGTCTTGGGACTCCATTGCTAAGGGGTCCCCCAGTCCTCTGGGaggaggcagaataatggccccaaaAGATGTCCCCATCCTAATTCCCAGTCCCTGAGAATAGGTTACCTTAGACGGCCAGGGGGAATTAAGGTTCCGGGtagaattaaggttgctaattaGATGGCATTAACATGGGGAGATTAGCCTGGATTATCGGGGTAGGTCCACCATAATCACACAGCgcaagagggaagcagaagaaaaaatagaggCGGCCGGTCAAGAGGGACTTAACCtgctgttgctggctttgaaaaagGAAGGGGGCCATGAGCCCAAGGAacgcaggcagcctctagaaatGGCAAAGAAACAGATTGTCCCCGAGAGCCCGAGCCCTGAAGACACCTTGACTGTAGCCCAGCGAGACCcctgtcagacttctgacctccagaacggTAGGAAAGGAAGGATTTGCTGTTTCAAGCCGCTAGGCTGGTAGTGGTGATAGAGCAGCAAAAGGAAGCTAATATGCCTCCCACCGAGCATCACCACCCATTCACTCCATGGGGTCACAAGGATGTCTCATCCACCTGTCAGTCCCAGGCCTCAATGGTGAACACATAAACTTTAGAGCTAGAGAGGGCCAAGAAACCACTCAGGCCAGCCAATTATTGTAAGTGAGcgaaaactgaagtccagagaaaggaaatgacttGCTCGAGGCTCCTCAATTTACACCATCCTAGGCCATCacccttctttctgcttctggaGCCAGAGACACCCCAGGAACAGATACCACTGCCAACTCATCATCATGACCAGGCACCGGCAGGGCACAAGAAATCTGTAAGGGACTGGGGAAAATAGAAGTGTAAGCCAGGTAGGTCCAAGAGATGTCTAAAATGACAGAGACAGTGATTCGCCCGGAGCTACAAGAGCAGACCTGGGCCAGACTcccacctgggcagctcagttagGGAGACGCTTCCACCTGAAGCTTTAAAAAGGCCCCTTGGGCACCTAGCGAATGGCACACTTGAGGCCTACTTTCGAGAAGCTTAGCGTTTCATGCCTCTGCCTAGAGCCAAAGTTTTGGGCTTTGGGCAAATTAGGAAAAGCTACTTCATCCACAAgacatctttatccatctgtcaGAAAAAAACTGTCATAATATACCGATTCCTTTAGAAAAAGATACTTTACTCCACATCTGCCAGAAAACTATTTGAGATTCACTCACACATATAACCACATCTATGAAGTAAAAAGCACCCCCTTGGATGGAAAGcccttgtgcagtgcacaacctgcagAAGCATACACAGCAGCCCTGCTTGGCAGTCTGGTCCCATCCCCTTCACTGacctttccttcccccctcccccgccacccccactcTAGCCCTCAGGCTCACTAGAGAACAACCTTGACCTTATAATGCACCATTTTATGCATCACTGGAGAACAATCTTGACCTTATAGTTTATCATTTTATGTATGACTCCTCCCCTTCTGCAGCCAGCAGGTGTTGAAGATGAGCAAGAAAAGGCCGATGGTCCCATTCAGGGAAACACGAGGCAGGATTTGTGAATTCTAACTGAACAAATGTCCAAGGGCCAGGAGACAGTCCAGGCCCACAGCACAGGCCACGGAGAAATCCCACCCACTAACTAGCTGGGAGAAGCTGAGTAGTACACTCTTTTAGCTTCCCCAaacctcattttcctttctgtgaaatgggtatcACCTCAGGACTGCTGGGAAGATCTAAGAAAGAACAGTTCACGCTTAGTGCCTTGAAAAGGCTCCCCACCTGTGAgctattgttattactattattccaGGCATTGTTGACCCCAGGATATCTGCCCTCCAGGCTGTCAGCCTTCCTGGCAGTATGCAGCTTTAAACAAAACTGGGACAATCcgtatgtactgcatggagcactgggtgttacacgaaaacaatgaagcgtggaccactaaatcaaaaactaataatgtatggtgactaacataacataataaaataaaattaaaaaaaaaaactgggacaATCCGGGTTTCTAAAAGGAGACCACGTGGCTGGGGTGAGTGTTTAAGAGAAAGTATTACTCACTGGACCAAAGAGCTCACTCCTGgataaacagaaaaatttaacCTCTTTCAACCGGAATCGGTTTTGTTGGGGGACAATCTCTGACACACCGGTGGGACGAGCCCAGTTTTGCCTCCCGGTGGCTCCTTGCACCATCTCCTCCTGGAGGGCCTCCTCCAGCCCTTCGGCCCCAGAAGTCCTGTGGCCAGAGTATGACCAGGTACTTCCAAGTAGGGACAAGTGCAGCTTTGGGATGAGAGCGACACAGGTTCTAACCTGAGCCCTGCTGGTTGTGAGCCATGCACCCCTCCGTCTGCACCAGGAGGGCAATCACAGAACCTGCCTCACGGGGCAGCTGTGTAGCAGGTGGGGGTCCATGAGGCCATGCTGGAAAGCACCTGGCCTGAAGGGGGTATCTTATTACTCTCAGCTGGGAGACTCTGGTGCAAGACAGGGCGGGTGACAGAGGAGACACTACGAAGCCCCTGCTCCCACTTCCCTTTGTTTCTTCCCACCCCTGTCCATATGCCCACAATTCTGACATGGCTGTCCCCTCCATCTGGCCAGAGTACTGAATCCTACCTTTCCGACAGAATtaccaaatgcatttttttttcatattactaTGAGTTTCAgttagaatgaatgaattcagctGTAAGTAAAATTCCTGCCCGGCAGTGGCTGAATCAATAAAGTTGGTTAATTGTcttgtgtaacaaatcaccaagTCATCCACAAAAATGTCcccaaggtttttctttttttaataactttttcagggccgcctgggtggctcagtcggttaagtgtccgactcttgatcttggcttagctcttgatctcacagtcgtgagttccagccccacgtcggggctACAcgtgcagcctacttaaaaaaataaacaaaataatttttccgGTCAGCCGTCCCCAGTATGCCAGCTTCTGGTCCTCAAGACTTATCACCTCAGGGCTGGCTCAGCTCTGAAACCTGCCAGTGGCTGGAAGAGAGGGAAGCTCctagtctttgtttcttttcatttttttattttattttattttattttaaagattttatttatttatttgagagagagagaatgagagatagagagcacgagagggaagagggtcagagggagaagcagactccctgctgagcagggagcccgatgtgggactcgatcccgggactccaggatcatgacctgagccgaaggcagtcgcttaaccaactgagccacccaggcgcccatcatttttttattttttaaaagattttatttatttatttgacagagacacagcgagagagggaaacacaagcagggggaatgggagagggagaagcgggcctcccgccgagcagggagcccaatgtggggctcgatcccagcaccctgggatcatgacctgagccgaaggcagacgcttaactactgagccatccaggcgccccgtttAAACAAGGGAACAAATGCCCTCCCACAGTCCTCCTAACAGACCTCCCCTTACATTTCAGGGACCAGAACTGGGTCACCAGCCCCCTCCTAAACCAATCACGCCCAGGGGAAATGAGATCTGTCTGGCTGGATTACACCTGTCACAGCTCAACCCCAGAGGCCAAGGGAGAGACTCGTCTGGAACTGGAGTAAGTCAGCAAGAAGGGTAAAGGGCCTGCCACTTGACATGATGAGCCCCTTGAGGATCAGAGGAAGGAGCTAGAGCCCAGAGTGGTTAAGTCCCTCATCCAAGGCCACATGTGACTTTGCAGAAGGGCCAGGGTGAAAACACGGCCACCGGCTCAAGGAGCATTACCCGCTTCACCACGGTGCTTCTCAACTAACTCTAGCTCACTCTAAGCCCCCAGAGGGCAGACACCCCATTCCCGGGACTCCCTGAGCTGGGCCAAAGGCATGATATGGACAGATTCAACACTGTTACAGAAGAGAGCCCCCAATGTACCCAAATGTGCCTGACGCACCTAGAAAGAGCTTGGCAGGCAAGTCAGCAGGAACGCAGAGCCTGACAAACAGCATCTCTAAAGCTGCCTGGACAGCCGCCAAGCCGTCTCACTCCCCAGGGCTGACCTCATACTTCTGAAGATCCTCAAGATGCCTGAGGTCTGTGCGTTGCCTCCCAAGCTGCAGGCTGGGAGCCATGCAGAGAGGTGGGAATGCAGAATCCAAGCagcccaccccaccacccacccctcctgccaGAGCCTCCTGCCTGTGCCGTGCAGGCCCCATTCCAGAAGAAACTGAGCAACACCCTCCATCCTCCCAGATGAGGCCTGTCCCAACCGGTCTTCCTGCCTCCACCAATCGGAGGGGATGCCTTGAAGAAATTCTCACACTCTGGCTATTCCTGTCTGTTTTTGCTCCAGACTTCTGGAAGGGGAACGAAAAGCGGGCAGACCTCATCAAGGTGCTAAGAATATCTCTGAAGTCAGTTCCACCACCTCAAAGAGAGTTGGAGAGCTCAGGGCCCGGCTGAGGCCTGCGCTTAGTGGTAACAGGAATTGTTTACTAAACCCAGAACTGGATCAGGCCTTTCCGTGGTAACTAACAGCAAGGGCTCCCAGGCCACTGAGGCCACACGTGccgggtgtgggggtggggggttaagCCCCTTCATGCCCTCTGCCTCCACGTCCAGACATTCTTCCCAGATCAAACAACCTACTGTGCGCCAAGGCCCATATCAGGTAAGGTGAGCAGCCTGGGGAAAGGGCAGGTAGCCAGCCCTCCGGGACACATGAGCTCCCTTCCGAAACCTCCTTGCAACCCACCCGCTCAGCCTGCAGCTACAGAGCAAGGCATTTGTCCTTACCCATGTTCACTGAAAAGTTTTAATTCCccttgtaaacaaaacaaaacaaaaaaaccccacaagggCTAAAAATCGTGTGATGTGGGAGAGGAAAGGTGTCACTTACTTGCCACGCTCTCTTTGGCCTGACCCAGGGGAAGCCGGCCCAGCGGCTCGCAGTTTTaaactttcctttccttccacaaGTTTTTCTCAGAACAGTGGCTCCCACTCCTCAGAGCTGAAAAGTCTGCATACCTTGAAAGTATGCGAGCTGCAGGGCCATGCGAACAGACTGGAATTTTCCATTTATAGAATAATAATCTTCATACCACTCTAGGGGCCGGTGCTCTTGTGGTCAGAGCTCAGAGCTCAGTGTCAGCAAACCTGCTACGCTTCTGTgggctcttttatttatttttggtgggagagggggagaaaaaaaaaaaaggaatgactttTTAACTTGAGTGCCAACACAAACTTGAAAAAGGAACTGCGTTGGCAAGTGCAGAATATGACTGCCTGGTTTCATGACTTAAATCAACCGTTAGGGAGCAGGAGGTGAAGAAGAGGCTGAGAAACAGATCTTCAACCCTTCATGCAGACAGGTGGCTAGAAAAGGCATCATGTTACTGCCCCAAGTCCTTCCCTGTGCCCGCCACCTGGCTTCTGGACTGCTCCCCGAGGGTAGGGTCCAAGCAAAGGGCACAAGGCCCCATCTCATATCTCTTCTTCATGTCCCCTGTGTTCCACACTCGATTTCTGCTGATGCACACACAGACTTATAGTCTGAAATACCTTCGGGGTCCATGTGTAACGGCAAGGCCACCAAGCCATTTGTGAAGGGGCCTGAGTTCTAGTTCTGGCTGTGACATATTCACCGTGTGACCTTGAAGAAATCCTCTTCTCTGCGtctccttttcttcatctgtaaagtaaggTTGGATTGAATGATCCCAAAGGTCCCTTCCACTGCTGGCAGTCTGACTTCCTCGTTCATTCTAAAGTAAACCGGTGCCAGCATGAGGTTCTGGGCAGCCCCTACTGGGCCATTCTAAACCTGCCGGACACAGCCAGACCCAGAAGCATAGCCTCCTGCCTAATGAGGGCTGTCAGCACCAGCTGCCCCCGACCCGTTTCCGTAGCCAGAGCACACAGCCAGAGTGGGGAAGCAAAGTCCTGACCTGCCCACCTTGCCTGCCAGCCCAGCCACTAGAGGAGGCATTTTCCCAGTCCCATAGAACCCTAAAGAATCCTTCGCAGTACCTAAAACCTTTcctactttccatttttttaaaaggtgtccCTTCTCCCAGGAAGGGCACGACCACCTCCCACCCTcctaatcaaaaatcttccattttccattgtttttacaaaaatatttgacTCATTTTAAAGTACTAAATAGTAACGCtgaatgtgctttatttttttcaagctgCACATACAGCCCATTTTTTatacagcccccccccccgccgggggagggggtgagagcttcacacacacaccaatCACTGTCCCAGGGTGGAAGATTTTCTGGCCCAGCCCACATCCCTACCTAAGTCACCCGCTAATGGCCACCCAGTCTCTGAACACCTGTTGGGAGTCTGCAGCGTGCTGTAGGAAAGTCCTGATGCTTCCACTACTTACTACAAGAACCATAACCTCTCTACAACCTCAGAGATTCGTGCGAAGATTTCAGCCAGCTGAAAGCTCTCCAAAGCACCGTGCAAACGGAAGTTACTCGATTGTTGGGGCAGCTCTGTCTTGACGACTGCAATCTCAGAGCGCGCCAAATCCTGCCTCCCCACAGCTTGTCCTGCTGATGCTGgtgagcggggagagggggcTTCTCGGAAGGCTGACCTGGGGCATTCAAGGCTGGGAGGAGGGTGTGCGAACCTTGGGGCGTTCCCCCATCCCCACGCCTACCCGTGCTCTCCGTGAGTCTCGCCACCCGACCGAGGGAGACCCAGGCCTGGTCACCTGCTCCAAACTCAAAGCACAGCGCTCAGGCTAAGGCCGTCCCCagcagcagcccctcccctcccttcccctcgtCTCCCCCTACTTcgccctcccctcccagcagcaCAGGCAGGgcacgccccctcccccagatttACCAATCGGCGTCCCGAGCGGCGCCCGTGGCTCAGGGGGCTCTGGTCAGCAGCCAATTAGCGCCCGGGCCCAAGGCGGCGCTTCCCCCGCCCCCTTGCAGAATGAAAGCCGCCCGCAGCTGGCGAGGCTGGCGCAGCGCGTGGGGCGCGGGAGCCGCGCGGGCCGGAGCGGAGCGCGCGCACTGCCCGCCCGCCCCCGGCGCGCCCGCCTCCGCTCCGCCTCCGTCCGAGGCGCGGGCAAGGAGGCTGGGGCGGGGTAGCGCAGGGGGCAGGGCCGCGGCGGCGAGGCCgagcttgggggggtggggggggtggacgGGGAGGAGCGGGACCCGATAAAAGGCTGCGAGGCGGCCCCACCCCGCGGCAGGCCGGCGGGCAGGCTCGGCGCTTCCCTTCCGTCCGGCCCGCGCCGGCGGCGGGGAGGCGGCGCGCGCGGCCCGCAGCCCGCCCATGGAGGCTTTCCCCTGGGCGCCACGCTCGCCCAGCCGCGGCCGCGCTCCCCCGCCCATGGCGCTCGTGCCCAGCGCCCGCTACGTGAGCGCCCAGGGCCCGGCGCACCCTCAGCCCTTCAGCTCGTGGAACGACTACCTGGGGCTCGCCACGCTCATCACCAAGGCGGTGGACGGGGAGCCGCGCTTTGGCTGcgcccgcggcggcggcggcggcggcacctccccgccctcctcttcctcctcgtcCTGCTGTTCCCCCCACGCAGGGACCGGGCCCGGGGCGCTGGGGCCGGCGCTGGGGCCGGCCGActacgacgacgacgacgacgacagCGACGAGCCAGGGTCCCGGGGCCGCTACCTGGGCGGCGCGCTGGAGCTGCGCGCGCTGGAGCTGTGCGCGGGCCCCGCCGAGGCCGGGCTGTTGGAGGAGCGCTTCGCCGAGCTGAGCCCGTTCGCCGGTCGCGCCGCCGCCGTGCTGCTGGGCTGCGCGCCCGCCGCTGCACCCACTATCGCCGCCGAGGTGGCGCCGCGCGAGGAGCGGGCCCCGGCGTGGGCGGCCGAGCCCCGGCTGCACGCCGCCTCCGGGGCGGCCGCCGCCCGACTGCTCAAGCCCGAGCTGCAGGTGTGCGTGTTCTGCCGGAACAACAAGGAGGCGGTGGCGCTCTACACCACCCACATCCTGAAGGGACCCGACGGGCGAGTGCTGTGCCCGGTGCTGCGCCGCTACACGTGTCCCCTGTGCGGCGCCAGCGGCGACAACGCGCACACGATCAAGTACTGCCCGCTCTCCAaagtgccgccgccgccgcccgccgcccgcccgccgccgcgcAGCGCCAGGGACTGCCAGGCCGGGAAGAAGCTGCGCTGAGGGCCTGGGCTTCGGTCTGCTGCCACCTGACGCCACCAGGGTCACCGCCTGCCCGCGCTCTCATTTTCGGCTTACGCACCATCTTTTCCTCGCTGTTGGAGAGGCGTGGAGGTCGGCAGTTGAAACTCAACTTGGGAagtcgtttttgttttttttcttccccaaagcaAGCCGAACGTATGGAGTACTTTTCTGTCGAAGAGCGGTTGAGACTAGACGCTAAAATCTTGATTTCTCTCTGGCTTGTAGTTTGTGCACATCCGGACGGTGAAGGCTGGGTGTGTATTCCACTACCTGAAATATGGCAACTTAATTGCGCTGTTTATTTACTGTATACGTCTATTTTAGATGCGCATCAGTATGAATTGTTTCAATCTAATCTCGGATGTTTAATTTTATGGAGGCACTTTACTAGgtctagaatatttttttaaaagcctcataACTGAAAACTGGCGATTTTATGGAATGTCGGCAAAATGACTATTTTATTGTTTGGAAACAATATTTCTTAGTTGTCCTTAATCAGTTACTCTAATTCCAGGTGAAGCACGCCCCTGGCGGCATCACCGTTTTGAAAAAGTGAAGGTTTAGTAAACTTTCCAGTATTAATCTGTGTGGGTAGTCCCTCCTTGTGGCTTGTTTCAGTCTTGGCTGGAGGTGTAAAAATGCACAATCTGTAGC
Coding sequences within it:
- the NANOS1 gene encoding nanos homolog 1, whose translation is MEAFPWAPRSPSRGRAPPPMALVPSARYVSAQGPAHPQPFSSWNDYLGLATLITKAVDGEPRFGCARGGGGGGTSPPSSSSSSCCSPHAGTGPGALGPALGPADYDDDDDDSDEPGSRGRYLGGALELRALELCAGPAEAGLLEERFAELSPFAGRAAAVLLGCAPAAAPTIAAEVAPREERAPAWAAEPRLHAASGAAAARLLKPELQVCVFCRNNKEAVALYTTHILKGPDGRVLCPVLRRYTCPLCGASGDNAHTIKYCPLSKVPPPPPAARPPPRSARDCQAGKKLR